Proteins from one Dama dama isolate Ldn47 chromosome 12, ASM3311817v1, whole genome shotgun sequence genomic window:
- the LOC133066043 gene encoding peroxisomal succinyl-coenzyme A thioesterase-like — MVATVTLEPAGRCRWDEPVRIVVRGLAPGQPVTLRAALRDEKGALFRAHARYCADAAGLLDLERAPALGGSFAGLEPMGLFWALEPEKPFWRFLKRDVQTPFAVELEVFDGHEPGTQRLLGRALHERDFLAPGVRREPVRAGRVRASLFLPPGSGPFPGIIDIFGVGGGLLEYRASLLAGHGFATLALAYCSFEDLPKKFDTIDLDYFEEALCYMLQHTQIKGPGIGLLGISLGADICLSMASFLKNISATVSINGSGFIGDKAMYYKENSIPPLGHDLRRVKVAFSGLLDIVDVRNDIVGGCENPCMIPIEKAQGPILFIVGQDDHNWRSEFCAQIASERLQAHGKEKPQIISYPGAGHYIEPPYFPMCPASLHTSLDKPVMWGGEPRAHSKAQLDAWKQILTFFTKHLGPSPKL, encoded by the exons ATGGTGGCGACCGTGACGCTGGAGCCGGCGGGCCGCTGCCGCTGGGACGAGCCCGTGCGCATCGTCGTGCGCGGCCTGGCGCCGGGGCAGCCGGTCACGCTGCGCGCGGCCCTGCGCGACGAGAAGGGCGCGCTCTTCAGGGCCCACGCGCGCTACTGCGCCGACGCCGCCGGCCTGCTGGACCTGGAGCGCGCGCCCGCGCTGGGCGGCAGCTTCGCGGGGCTCGAGCCCATGGGGCTCTTCTGGGCTCTGGAGCCCGAGAAGCCTTTTTGGCGGTTTCTGAAGCGGGACGTGCAGACGCCCTTCGCCGTGGAGCTGGAGGTGTTCGACGGTCACGAGCCCGGGACCCAGCGACTTCTGGGCCGGGCGCTGCACGAGCGCGACTTCCTGGCGCCCGGGGTGCGGCGCGAGCCGGTGCGCGCGGGCCGGGTGCGCGCCTCGCTCTTCCTGCCGCCAG GATCTGGACCTTTCCCAGGGATCATTGACATCTTCGGTGTTGGAGGAGGCCTGTTGGAATATCGGGCCAGCCTTCTGGCTGGCCATGGCTTTGCCACATTGGCTCTAGCTTATTGTAGCTTTGAAGATCTCCCCAAGAAATTCGATACCATAGACCTGGACTACTTTGAAGAAGCCTTGTGCTACATGCTTCAACACACCCAG ATAAAAGGCCCAGGCATTGGCCTTCTGGGCATTTCCTTAGGGGCTGATATTTGTCTCTCCATGGCCTCATTTTTGAAGAACATCTCAGCCACGGTTTCCATCAATGGATCTGGGTTCATTGGAGACAAAGCTATGTACTACAAAGAGAACAGCATTCCACCGTTGGGCCATGACCTGAGGCGAGTGAAGGTAGCTTTCTCAGGCCTCCTAGACATTGTGGATGTAAGGAACGATATTGTAGGGGGGTGCGAGAACCCCTGCATGATTCCAATAGAGAAGGCCCAGGGACCCATCCTCTTCATTGTTGGTCAGGATGACCATAACTGGAGGAGTGAGTTTTGTGCCCAGATAGCCTCGGAACGGTTACAGGCCCATGGAAAGGAAAAACCCCAGATCATCTCTTATCCTGGGGCTGGGCACTACATTGAGCCTCCTTATTTCCCCATGTGCCCAGCTTCTTTGCACACGTCCCTGGACAAACCCGTAATGTGGGGTGGGGAGCCCAGGGCCCATTCTAAGGCCCAGCTAGATGCTTGGAAGCAAATTCTAACCTTCTTTACCAAACACCTTGGACCTTCCCCCAAATTGTAA